The following proteins are co-located in the Theropithecus gelada isolate Dixy chromosome 19, Tgel_1.0, whole genome shotgun sequence genome:
- the LOC112613427 gene encoding putative methyl-CpG-binding domain protein 3-like 5, translating to MGKPAFTSFPRPPVLGKLKRNMMPWALQKKREIHMAKAQRRRAARSALPVRLTSCIFPRPVTRIRSHPDNQVRRRKGEEHLEKSQQLCAYQRMQALQPCSSQGEGSSPLQLENVFSILALGMAGESLDRSRAERVHRLPEPTAGQFPAVAGGPTPGVGCQLPPPLSGQLVTRADIRRQARRVKKARERLARALQADRLARQAEMLTGR from the exons ATGGGAAAGCCTGCGTTCACCTCTTTTCCAAGACCACCTGTTCTG ggGAAGCTCAAAAGAAACATGATGCCCTGGGCTTTACAGAAGAAACGAGAAATCCACATGGCCAAGGCCCAACGGAGACGAGCTGCGAGGTCTGCGCTCCCCGTGAGACTCACCAGCTGCATCTTCCCGAGGCCAGTGACAAGGATCAGGTCTCATCCTGACAACCAGGTCAGACGCAGAAAAGGGGAGGAGCACCTGGAGAAGTCACAGCAACTCTGCGCCTACCAGAGAATGCAGGCCCTGCAGCCCTGCAGCAGCCAAGGCGAAGGTTCAAGTCCACTGCAATTGGAGAACGTATTCAGTATCCTCGCACTGGGGATGGCCGGTGAATCTCTGGACAGGAGTAGAGCTGAGCGTGTGCACAGGCTGCCCGAGCCCACCGCTGGGCAGTTTCCAGCTGTGGCAGGGGGGCCAACCCCAGGAGTGGGTTGTCAGCTCCCACCGCCCCTCTCTGGCCAATTGGTGACTCGTGCAGATATCCGGAGACAGGCCAGGAGGGTGAAGAAAGCCAGGGAGAGATTGGCCAGGGCCTTGCAGGCAGACAGGCTGGCCAGGCAGGCAGAAATGCTGACGGGTAGATGA